Proteins found in one Sporosarcina sp. FSL K6-3457 genomic segment:
- a CDS encoding dihydrofolate reductase family protein translates to MSNEVRSRKIILDLAVTLDGFIEGVNGEVDWCIMDSEMGFTNFLNQIDTILYGRKSYDLWGQYTPTIEDTDAEKEMWGFVHSKEKYVFSKMQKGTDNKAVFINDVISEEVNKIKNKPSKDIWLYGGASLITTFIDLGLVDEFRLSVHPVVLGEGKPLFIDIKQRLNLKLIHTRTFSSGVVQHIREFLRIY, encoded by the coding sequence ATGTCTAATGAAGTAAGATCAAGAAAAATAATTTTAGATTTAGCAGTTACGCTAGATGGATTTATTGAAGGGGTAAATGGTGAAGTTGATTGGTGCATAATGGACTCTGAGATGGGGTTTACTAATTTCCTAAATCAAATAGATACTATTTTGTATGGAAGAAAAAGTTACGATTTATGGGGACAATATACGCCAACAATTGAAGATACTGATGCCGAAAAAGAAATGTGGGGATTCGTTCACAGTAAAGAGAAATATGTGTTTTCCAAAATGCAAAAAGGGACTGATAATAAAGCAGTATTCATAAATGATGTTATTTCTGAAGAAGTAAATAAAATAAAGAATAAGCCCAGTAAAGACATATGGTTATACGGCGGAGCAAGTCTTATTACAACTTTTATCGATTTAGGCCTTGTTGATGAATTTAGATTATCTGTTCACCCTGTTGTTTTGGGAGAAGGAAAACCTCTGTTTATTGATATTAAACAGAGGTTGAACTTGAAATTGATTCATACAAGAACTTTCTCCTCGGGCGTTGTTCAACATATCCGTGAATTTTTGCGCATTTACTAA